The nucleotide sequence AATCATAAATGTAATTTGAGTTCAAATTTTATACAattttttatctaattttttcaaaatattcaaaTCATGTACCACAGTTAAATTATCAAATTGTGTACCCACTTTTAATTTAATCCTCGTTCTCAAATCAATTTGACTGGAAAAAAAATCactcaattgattttttttatagtttaattaatttctttctgtgtttaaaaaaattcattatcCGATTTTGACTAAAATCGGCTGATAGATGTTGAGAGCTCGCaatgacatgaaatcagttcttatgtgttcgtctagttcttctgattataaaaatgctatcaaacatcaatttaacttaatatattaagaataataattttttaaatacgaatatgtttaaaaaaattaattcatattaaaaaaatcattgctctcaataattaagtcaaattgatgtttgatagcATTTTTACAATCAGGAAAACTAGATGAACATATAAAAACTGGTTTAATGTCATTttgagatctctaggtctataAGCCAATTTTGGCTGAAATCAACTGATGAACTTAGAGATCtcaaaatgacatgaaatcaattcctatatgttcgtctagttctcctgattgtaaaaatgttatcaaacatcaatttgacccaatatattgagagcagtgattttttaaacacgaattaaTTTTTTCGATacattcgtgtttaaaaaatcactactgtcaatatattaggtcaaattgatgtttgagagaatgaatataatcataagaactaaaagaactcaccagagtttgttttacttcattccaaactctctaaatctatcaactgattttagccaaatgaacctaaattgattttatttagaTTCATTCAatcatagtttaaaaaaaaattactgctctcaatatattaagttaaattaatatttgataacATTTTACAATTAGAACTAGATGAACATATAGaaattgatttcatatcattccagGGTCTATGGCTCCCATCAGCCGATTTTGGCTTAAACCGGCTGATGGatttttcaaacaaaaagaaATCAATTCAATTGGAAAAAAAACCAGTCTGCTATTTTTTTTTCTAGTCAAATTGATTTGAGGAAAAGCGTAAATAGGAAGTGGATACACGATTTGGCAATTTTGAAACTATGGTATGTGATTtgggtattttgaaaatttacctATTAGTTCGGTATAAAGCTGAATTCGATATATATTGGAATCCAATATGGATGGTCTTTTCTACAAGAATAGAGAAATTAAGAAACTTACTCATGGATAGAATCTGCTCATGGTGGCAAAAAACGACTACGCTCGCcctccgtcaacccgtcccaaggccaacacggaagagataaatcacaggtggctactagcctttggaataatgactagcgcataagggagatatttacctcgacataaccgagattcgaaccccagatctcatggtggcaacacctcatgcgctagccactagactgtCTCGAGGGGACAGGTTACAATCTGCTCATGATAAAACTTCATATGGGTTTGATATACTCTTATCTTCAACGAATGACCCAACATTCAACACAGGTCAAAGCATATGGTTCCTGAGCTGATTGAATGCAGTTAATGAAAATAATACTTCACTCTTCTTAACAATAGATACTGGGGACTTCTTGGTTCATGATACTATTGCTCTAGGTTTGCATACAACTACATTGATTTTAATAAAAGGTGCTTGAAATGCACATGATTCCAAGTTAATGCCAGATAAAAAGCCTCTAGAATTGGCTCCACGGATATGGAGAGGGTAAATTCAGGTATATAGGCGAAAGGCGCATTGTAGGATTCATATATTCAGGTTTGcatatttaattgattatattTTCTCATATTGAATATTATTGATTATTTTGTAacaataatataatttatttatttatttgcagAATCATCCTTCTCATTGTGGCACTTGGGCAATCGATTGGATGGACTCATGCCGCAAAGGCAGCAATTGAAGAAAAAACAGAAGAAATTACAGTGATATTAGAAAATAAATTGTCATTTATCCCCTAACATAATGTCAACTATCATAGAAAATGCACAGACTTATGATGCTATAAGAGTGTAAGTATAGAGAATCAGGATGACAATTAATTTGGCGGGACTAAGTGAAAGAAAAACTAAGAAGGATCAAGAAGTTTTTAGAATAAACTTGTTTCCTCTTGATTATCAATACTTGTAGCAACCTGATGGCATAACCAGGTTAAAGTTTCAGTTCCAGTACAATACAGGCATAATAGACTGGCAAAGAACTGGGCAagaattctctttaaaaaaaaaaaaataatagggcGGGAAATTTTGACCTAACAATCAAAATTGTCAACAGCAACACACTTTGAGTGATCGCAGAATAGAGATATTGGCATATAAtccaagaagaagcccaaaagcAAAATGCCTATAAGAACTCAAAATTGTTCTCATAATAAAACATGTTTGACGTCATTCTCTCAAACAGCAGAGTCAAAATTCAGTGCAACAACAATCAGTGAGTTGGATACTGCAGGAAGGATGGACGAAAAGTGCTTGAAGGAAATTGATATTTCTATGTGTGACAAAAGGGATTCACTTATAGTACGCTAGCTTCAAGAGGAAGCAGGTGGAATGCTATAGATCACTACGTTGactaaaaatttatcaaataaaATTTGGGAATGTCCAGAAAATAAGAAATGATATTGCATCAATTATGTTAACTTTCAAATCATAAGAATATGCAAACATGATCTAGACTAAGTTGGGATATCATCTGCATAACATAATCACCAggataaattcaattaaatgccAATGGAGCTTCCTTTAGGCATGTCACATGAACAGGACTTCTTATTCATGTTTTTGGCAAAAGATAATCAACCACTGAAGTAGATTTCGAACCTGAAGCTGAACTATTTCTCAAGTATACAAACATTAAGATAATATCAAACAAGAGTTTCACATAAATACTTAAGGTTACAATAAGAGTGGTTTATAATCACAGCTGACATTGTTTAAATAAGAAGAATCTCAAACCTGATTATAACGCAGAAACCCTCCCTTATGTTTACCCAGAATGCAAAGCTAGAAGAATTTCTTCCTGGCCCTCCAAAATCTTAACCACTTCAGGGACCTTTTCTTTATATGGGATAACAAACTTCTCCACGAATTTCTTATCTGAGAACGTCAAAAGAGTAGTAAACTTGCACTTAACAGTCCATAGCCTTTTAGATTTCAACATTTCCACCACACGAAATCGAGGAATCATTCTCTTCTTCAAACTAAATCCGAGAAGGGACGGATTTTTGGCGATTAGGGGAGGCGTGCAACCAACTTCCTCGACATAAAAATGCATCTTTTTGCGTAGCTCGTCTACGGATAGAGACAAGAAACTTGGCGACTTCCTTAATGCCTCGGAGAAGTCTGTCTGCGACCAACCAAGGCTCATGAAGAGGTCGCGCTTAGCCTTGAAGTTTTCTTTACTGACAGTTTGGAGAATATAAAGGGCCCATAGATACATTGGGGATTGCCTAGGCATCCCCAGGTCGTCGGCTCTATCGACCAAAGCATGAAGTGCTTCTGGTTTCTGGCCAATAAATCCTGGATGGAGTCTCGCTGCTTGAGATACTCTATCTTCAGAAATACCTAACTCTTCCCTTAGGAACTTCAAATTAGGAAATATTCTTTTCTCAAGGCTATACCTGAGGCACCAGCGATTCTTCTTGACAATCTTGACGAGAAGCTCCCTCGATCCAAAGAGGCTTTCCCATATCTCCAACTTGGGGAGTATGGAACGTTTCAGGTTAAGGGTAAGCATGAAGGGATTCGATGCAATGATCTCGATTGTGTCAGACTTCGAGAAACCCATATCCACAAAAGATCGTAACTTTGGGCCCAGATTATTCTTCACATCGTAGACAATGAAATCAGGTGAGAGAACGACGATCTTCTTGATATAGGAGTCCTCGAAGCCCTCGGATCTCAAGAAGTTGAGAACAACGTCGGCTTTCTGGGTGGATTTGCCGCGGGATAGTTTGGAGACCTTGGATGCCTCGGCGGCGGATAAGCCCCACGAGCGGACTAGGTATTCGGCCATGGAAAGTGGTTTGCAGGACTGACCATCCGCCGCGGCGGCAGCGTCCGGGAAAatcgaggaagagaagaaaaatgtGTGGCAGCCGGATCGCAAGGAGGCCAAGACGCCGCTGCGGCGTATGATCGAGGGCCGCATAGCGGCGACGCTTGTAGCAGTGAGGTCCCTGGCCGCTGCGGCTGTTTTGTGTCACACTGTTCGATCCGGGTCGATTCGGAGTCGGAGTAGACCGACCTATTTAGATATATAAAATCATAAAACCTAaacccttatatatatatatatatatatatatatatatatacgtaaTACTGTAATACAGTTgagaaaaagttaattttttgtaTATTATAATAGAATAAATGTCCCACAACGTAATGTAATATAGATGTAATGTAATTTTTCGGAAGATGCCAAGCTTGTTGAAGCACTTTTAGATATGGTAAATCTTGTAGCATATAAAGCGGAAAATATGTTCAAAACTAGGTATCTGAACTATGTTGAGAAGAAGATGCAAGTTTCTCTATCAAACTCAGGTTTGAAGATCAAACCACATATTGATTCAAGaattaaaatcttcaaaataGACTTTCATATCGTGTATGACGTGTTGAATGACCTTAATAGAGACTTTTCACAAGTGTTGAAGGTCCACCAATATGATGGAAGACATACAGAGAAAAGTAGCCCCGGTCCTGACAATCAGGAGGCTCGAGACGAAACGATCAAAAGaggtccttaatttttttttcataaagtaATAATTATTTATAATGATTTCTTCTAGCTTTTCTAATgtaaaatcatctataatattattaatttcaagattttttaaaatctctttttcaatagataaaattACTAATCCATTCAATCTCTCTTGTGACATTGTTGATCTCATGTATGtttttaacaattttaattttgagaaactcCTTTCAGCTGATCCTACGGTAACAGACATAGTTAACAATATTCTATAAGCAATTGCaacatttggataacaatctaTATTTTTCACAAAATTAAGAATATCAATTGCTGACATTATCTCATTTGGTAAAGtcacttgtaatatttttaattccgtaaacaaatcatctaactcaacatctAATGAATTTTCATGCGTAAAAGTGAATGTTAAATTAATATAACATTTTCTCAACTCATCATTATCTAATGATTTTAATGTTTTCGAATCAAACAAAaaaccaaatatattttcaaatgctTTCATTTCATCACATCTACTTTTCAAAGAAGAAATTGTCATGTCTacaacaatcacaaaataatcaattctaaaagaTTCTTCCGGTGATAgtggaatttcatcatcttctttctcatcaaattatttttttctaaaaatacgaTGTTTCATTGAAAATATTGGTTCTATATTCATATCAGATGCAAGACTTTTAGCAATAGTCAAACTTGTTGCAAAACCATCGttcctatatttttcaaaatatgatattACACCATGTAATTGTTTCATAGCAGAATCAATGCACATAGATTTTAATTGTAACTTCTTACTTATCATATTTATAGCAAATAAAATGTCATACCAAATAAccataccaagtaaaaattcaaaactttcaaTTGAGTTAATTATACTTTCAGCTTCACTCTTAGACTTTGCATCATCACAAATGTTATATAATTCTAATAAAGCACTTCGCACTTCAAGAGCCTGAAATCTAATAGCTTGAACACTTTTAATACGACTTTCCCAACGTGTGTTTGAAAAAGATTTGACAGTTAATCCTTTCACATTATCAAGTAAAACTTTCCATCTTTTAGGAGAACTTGAAAACAATGTGTATATGCGTTG is from Zingiber officinale cultivar Zhangliang chromosome 7B, Zo_v1.1, whole genome shotgun sequence and encodes:
- the LOC122007426 gene encoding transcription termination factor MTERF6, chloroplastic/mitochondrial-like; the encoded protein is MRPSIIRRSGVLASLRSGCHTFFFSSSIFPDAAAAADGQSCKPLSMAEYLVRSWGLSAAEASKVSKLSRGKSTQKADVVLNFLRSEGFEDSYIKKIVVLSPDFIVYDVKNNLGPKLRSFVDMGFSKSDTIEIIASNPFMLTLNLKRSILPKLEIWESLFGSRELLVKIVKKNRWCLRYSLEKRIFPNLKFLREELGISEDRVSQAARLHPGFIGQKPEALHALVDRADDLGMPRQSPMYLWALYILQTVSKENFKAKRDLFMSLGWSQTDFSEALRKSPSFLSLSVDELRKKMHFYVEEVGCTPPLIAKNPSLLGFSLKKRMIPRFRVVEMLKSKRLWTVKCKFTTLLTFSDKKFVEKFVIPYKEKVPEVVKILEGQEEILLALHSG